The genomic stretch TAATTGGCCGTGATCAATGACTTAGCCACCGCGAACGCTTCATTCATGTCCGGCAGCTGCGCCAGCTCGGGCGTGATTTGCAAATACCTCACGTGGTTGTGGGCGTCGATGACCATGACGGTACGCGCCAGGATGTGGGGGTCCTTGAGGAGGAGTCCGTAGGTCTTTCCGAATTCGGCGCCTCGATAATCGGAGAGGAACGTCACGTTGGTGATATGGGCCTCTTCCGCGAATCGCTTTTGGGCGAAGGGCGTATCGATGCTGACGGTGATCAGCTCGATGAGCTTGTCCAACCCTTTATTCTTCTCGCTCAGAAAATGGGTTTGTTGCTCGCAGACTTTCGTGTCCAGCGACGGCACGACGCTGATGATCCGGACC from Nitrospirota bacterium encodes the following:
- the tpx gene encoding thiol peroxidase, encoding MRTAFRTIIGATICLTIGLTGCGSTGTGTSFLYKNLTVADGSTMAGEGHTVLFKGSPLVLSGTGIKVGDPLREVKLTQTDLSQVNIAETKGKGKVRIISVVPSLDTKVCEQQTHFLSEKNKGLDKLIELITVSIDTPFAQKRFAEEAHITNVTFLSDYRGAEFGKTYGLLLKDPHILARTVMVIDAHNHVRYLQITPELAQLPDMNEAFAVAKSLITAN